The following nucleotide sequence is from Echeneis naucrates chromosome 17, fEcheNa1.1, whole genome shotgun sequence.
tgtacaaagataaaaacagcacaataaaacaataaaaataaaaactgagaaacaTGAATAGTTCCTTATTATTAACAAAATGCAAAGTGAgtgaaaagaaatttaattaattcattattacattttaacagcattttttttaacaaacaaacaaacggaaaaaaaaaaaacacagaacttGAAACTTACAGCGATGGCCCACCAGTGACGAAGCTTACAGACGGCGTACGCCAAGATGAGAGCGGCAAACCTGAAAACAGCCAGGAGCTGAGGAAGGAGACGAGGGAACCatttcagagaaataaaaacacagaacagaaatactaagaaatgaaaaatgtttatgaTTTGATGGCGTGACGAACAAAGATGTCGAAGAAAGAAGCGTGGTAGTTGTAGTGCAGCACTTCTTTATCCAGCTGCTGTTGAATGCCGCCGTTCACCTGtcgcacaaacacaacacacaaaacaacacaaacatgtcatcatcatcatcgtcgcACGCTGTTTCTGCAAATTAAAGCTGCTACAACAGAAAAGGAGCCCGAATGACAAAACGActcattttaaagctttaaacagttcagacacacacaaaacgttTTTTTAGcacctgattaaaaaaaaacaacaactaactgtgttttatttaacgCAATGCTAATTTGAGTTCAGTCTTTGAGGACAGTGAAGttcaaagaaaaagcaaaaactcagAGCTGGTTCATTATTATCTTATACAGTTTACAGATTAAGTTGTTaagttgtttcttttctgttgttgtggtgtttaattttgtgtgttttttattaacttttggTCAGATTGATGTTTAAATGTCTCGTCTTTTATAGATCTTATTTttatgtgcttgtttgtgtttgttgttgtgttcttACTCCTTTCACAGTTTTATTAGATAATTTTTAATCATCTTCTTTCAGTGCTGAAGGTCGACTCTAATCAAACTGGAGTATCCTGGGAACagttaaaaccaaacaaattcaCTTCCTTATTCAGAGTTTTACAGCAGCCTGACCTCGACACACTTCTCCAGTCATCTGATCTGTAAACGTGTCACAATGGGTTCAAGTGTGTGCGTGAACTAGAGCTACACCTGAACAAGGTTCAGCCTCTGACGGTAAATGTTTGGTCAGCGTTTGGGCAACAGAGCTCGGCAGttacacaaaccaaacaacagAATTCAGGTACATTTTGATCCGTTTCACGAacatctttgtttctctttttgtcacCAGACGTTAATGCGTCACATAAACCTTTTTAAAAGTCTGATCTTTAGGCTCGCTGTTCGTGGTTTTAACGTCTTAGGAGAGACTGAGCCCCCAAGAATACTGTGAAATGATCCATCGTCCTCCTCAGGCCGGGGAGGGCAGATGGGTGGTAACAGAACGATTTCTGAAAGAGAGGcccagacacaaacactcacgTTGAGCTCGATGATCCAGAGCAACGTGATGAagagaaggtcaaaggtgacgAAGAGGCAGAAGGTCCTCCTCACGTCAGAGATGCACTTCTTCTCGCCGGCATCATACGACTCCACCCTCGCACAGATGGGCGTGGTGTTGAGAGACCCCACCCCTCTGCCGGTCTGCCGCGAATCGACGCTGCTGCTGCATCGGCTGTCCATCACTGGCCACGCCACCCCCCAGGGCAGGGCTGCCCCGCCCCCGCCCTCCGGTCAACCTTCTGAGCGTGGAGTTGCACTCAGAGGAGGTGGGTCATCGGAGCAGGAAGCTGGATCACTGGGTGGAGGGAAAGTGCATCACTGCATCTGCAGGGAGAAGGTCCATGAAAAACAGAACCAGAGACTCTGTGGTCAGGGAGTCAGTGCCAGTCCGCCTCTCAGCTCCTGAACACATGCACAGCCACTGCACGCTAACATTACATCTAATGAGCCAGCAACGAGGAAACCTGGTCACGAAGATCAGCTGTTGATTTGCATCAACAGGATGTTCAGCTGATGAaatttacagcagcagaatcTGCGAGAAAtgtttccagcaccttgttggaTCTCTGCCAGAAGGAATGAGGCTCAGTAGCTGTTAGAAATACTGCAGCAGTTTGGGAACTACTTTTTGCACAACTTAACGTTTCAAATTCTtctctggaaaataaaaaaacaggacagCCCAATTACGTGACAGCCAGCGTGTCCGGGTGACTTTTGGCCTCTACCTTGGTGTTTTTCACAATCTGTGTGTTTTAGGAAGTGAAGTCCAGCAGACTCTCCACACTGAAAACTGGATGAGCAGTGAGACAACGTGAACAACGTGTGGACGGTAAAAAAGAGAAGTAGTTATTGCGTAGTCAGTGTCCTCTTCACCTTTCAGCACTTCAATCCCAATGTTTTAACTGATTTCACTGTTTTTTCAGGAAAATCTTCTTTTGTTACAAAAATATGTCAGCATGGTTCAGCTAGTTCTCCAACGCCAGCAACACAATATCCATATCAGCCACAGGACCTGGACTCAGGGTGTGTGAAGGGAAGTTAGTGCTGAGCTTACTTCACTTTAGAGACCCAGAGTCTATTT
It contains:
- the stard3nl gene encoding STARD3 N-terminal-like protein is translated as MDSRCSSSVDSRQTGRGVGSLNTTPICARVESYDAGEKKCISDVRRTFCLFVTFDLLFITLLWIIELNVNGGIQQQLDKEVLHYNYHASFFDIFLLAVFRFAALILAYAVCKLRHWWAIAITTAVSCAFLIVKVIISKLLSQGAFGYLLPIISFVLAWIETWLLDFKVLPQEAEDENRLQSLMDATERAPLMCPGPLSDGQFYSPPESVADSDEDLDDKHDPEKVLIQQVT